CACCGAGACCGACACCCGCGAGGCCGCGCGGCCGTTCCGCACGTTCTTCGCGTACCAGTCGAGCACCTGCTCGAGGACCCGGTCGGTCAGCGCGTCGATCAGCCCGCTCGACTCGGCCAGCGGAACGAACCGGTCCGGCGGCACGATCCCGTGCTCCGGGTGCTTCCACCGCACGAGCGCCTCGAACCCCGCGAGCGCCCCGCCGCCGCAGGAGACCTTGGGCTGATAGAAGACCACGAGCTGGTCCCGCTCGATCGCGTCCCCCAGCGACTCGGCGGTGGCCTCCCACCGGGCGCCCGCGTCGAGCGACGTCGAACGCGCGAGCCGGACGGGTCCGTTCTCGGGTCCGATCGCCAGGAGCGCGCCGAGCGACGCCGCCGTGAACGGCTTGGAGAGTACCCCGGCGATGTCGAGGCCGTGTTCGCGCGCCGCGCGACCCGCGGCGTCGAGCACGCGGCTCCCCACCCCGCTCGTGAGGATGATCCGCGCGGTGCACCCGCGCAGCGCCAGCTGCAGCAGGACCTCCACGCCGTCCATCTTCGGCATCACGAGATCCAGTGCGATGTGCGTCGGGTCCCAGCGTTCGACGAGGAGGAAGAACTCGGCGGGATCGGTGGTGGCGCGCGCTTCCAGTCCGGAAGCTTCGGCGACCGACTGGATCAACCGGCCGACGACGGGCTCATCGTCGAGGACCAGCAGTCGTCCGTTCTGCATAAACACTCGACCTCTCGGGCCCCGTGCCGAACCGTGCGACTGCCTGCGAGGATCGTCCTCCCACGACGCGCTTGTCAAGGACTCCGAGGCGGAGCCGATTACGGTTGCGTGATCCTCGATCGGTTCCCGGCGCCTCCGGCTTCCTCAATGAGCGCGGATCACGCACACTCAGCCCGAATCGGCCTCGCTGAGAATGTCGAGATTGAAAGTGACGGCGATCGCGCGCGCCGCCTCCCGTCGCTCGAGTCCCGCCGCCATCACGCGTACCGCGTCGAGCTTCGACGTCTGAAGGCCGTCGCCCCGATACGGAGACGGGTGGAAGTGGGCGTCCCACCCGAACGCGAGCAGCAGCGCAAGCCAACCGGTGACCTCGGCCTTCTCCCCGCTCTCGAAGACGTGCCCCGGGGCCTCGAGCACGCGGCGCCTGTCCCCGTGGCCGCGTCGCAGCGCATCGACGATCGCCATCTCCTCGGGTCGGTCCTGCGGCCACTCGGTCAGTTGAACGAGGACGGCGTCGAAGGGCCCGAGCCAGTCGAGGAGGGCGCGGGAGAGGCGCGCCTGGTTCGCCGACTCCGGCGGCACCGCGAACCGGATCTCGAACAGCCCCGTCGCGGGAGCGAGCGGGACGTTTCGCGCGTTCGACCAACGCGCGATCTCGGCTTTCGTCAGGACTCGCATTCCCGCTCCGCGGCGCCTCGCGCCCCCGATGGCCGCATCGTACCGCGAAGCGCCTTCCCGGAGATCAGGCCGCCCCGCCGGCGGGCTTCGTTCCCCTCCCCATCACCCCTTCCGCGATCTCCACCCCCAGCGCCGCCCCGTCCCCGAGGACGAGCCCGAGGAAGCCGTTGAGGAGCAGCTCGAGCAGGTACGGCTCGCGCGGCGTTCCACCCAGGAGCAGGAGCGGCGTCGCGAAGAAGAAAACCCCCGCGACGATCGGGCCGACGACGAGGAACTTCCCGAAGCGGTGGCCGCTGCGCGCGAGGGCGTCGTAGACGAACGCCGCCAGGACGAGGGCGGCGGCGACGGCGGCCATCCACAGCGGACGCGTGAGCACGCGCGGGAAGCCGCCGCTCAGGTGAATGCCGAACTGCATCGCCGAGGCGGCGACGGCGATCAGAAGGCACACCGCCGGCTTGCCGACGCGCACGAACGCGAGCATCGCGGCGAAGAGGAGGCCCGTGCTCAGGCACTGGAAGCCGGGGCGCGACGGGTCGAGCACGGAGATGCGCGCAGGGCCGGCGAGGCCGAAGGCGCGGAAGACGTCGAGGGCCAGCCAGCCGGCGCCCGCGGCCCCGGCGAAACCGGACGCGATCCGGAGGGCGGCGGAAAGGCCGGAGTCCAACTCAGACCGGCGGACGCAGGGCCCGGTTGACGACGGCCTCGTCCACGACGAGCCGGCGGCGGTCGCCGACCTGCTTCACGTCGTCCTGCGAATACGGATCGAACTCGAACGGCTTGATGATCTTCCCCCAGACCGCCTTCAGGGCGCGGGCTCCGATACGGCTCGAGCGCGCCGCTTCCTCCGCGACCTTGCGGATCGCCCCCTCGGTGATCTCGAGATCGATCCCGTATTTCTTGAAGAAGCCCTGCGAGGCGCGGAAGACCGCGTCATCCGGCTCGACGAAGATCCGGGACAAGGTGCCCGCGTGCAGGTCCTCCAGGATGATCGCGTTGTCGAAGCGCGAGAGGAACTGCGGCTGCATGCCGTAGTCGAAGAGGTCCTCCTGCTTGAACCAGTGGCGCAGGGTGAAGTACTCCTTGATCTGGACCTCGCCGTCGGCGTAGACGGTCTCGGTCGGGAGCTTCACGCGGCTCGTCGGCGAGGTGACGCGCCGGTACACCTGGTCGTACAGGGTCTCGAAGGCCCCCGCGCACAGGAACAGCATCTTCCCGGTGTCGATGTGCACCGGGACCCTCTCGATCTGCTTGTTCCGGAACTGCGTGACGGGGAAGAGGATGCGCTCCCCCTCGATCAGGGTCAGCAGGCCCTGCTGGATGTTGATGCCGGTGACGTAGGGCTTGCCGCCGACCGTCGCCGAGATCTTGTCGATCTCGTCGATGCAGACGGTGGCGTGCTCCATGTAGTTCCCGATCTCCTCGGCGGTCGCGTCCTCCCCGAGGATCTCCCTCGCCCGCTCCTCCAGGCGCGTGAGCAGGCGGTTGGGGTCGACGATCCCCTCCTCGCTCGCGAACTGGTTGGCGTTCATGATCACGACCGACCGGTACTCGTGGAAGGCCTCGGTCGACTCGTAGAGGCGCTCCATGGCGCGCATGATCGTGGTCTTGCCGGTGCCGGAGTTCCCGATCATCAGGAGGTTGCCGTAGCGCTCCCCCTGGACGTGCTTGAAGATCGCGACGGAGACGAATCGGAGGGTCTCCTCCTGGCCGATCACCCGGGCCTGGAGGAAGGCGTTGATCTCGGTGGGCTTCATCGGGCTCCCCGGCTCCGGGTCGAAACGCCCCGGGCGAACTCGGGATTATAGGGCTCGTATACAGTCTCGGCACGGGAGGGGCCCGCCATGCAGATCATCCTGCTCTTCGTCCTGGCCGCCGCGGCGGTCGGAGCGTTCCTCTTCGCACGCGCGCGCCGGCGCCGGGGGGGCGAGATCCTCGACCGGGACGGGATCCCCGTCCGGGTCCGGGGGGTCCTCCCGATGGTCGCGGCGCTCGCGGTCGTGTTCCTGGTGCTGATCGCGTCGGTCCGGGTCGTCCCGGTGGGTCACAATCTCGTGATCTTCAACACGGTGACGAAGTCGTTCCGGGCGGCGGAGCAGGGGGTCGCGTTCGTGCCCCCCTTCATCGCCTCGACCCACCTCTACGACATGCGGCGGCTCGAATACACGATGTCCAAGATGACCGGGGAAGGGCGTCGCCCGGACACCGACGACTCGTTGTGGTCGCCGACGGCGGAGGGGCTGCAGGTCGGGATCGACATCACGGTCTGGCACCACATCGCGCCCGACAAGGTCATCGAGATCCACCAGAAGATCGGGCCGGATTTCGAGGAGAAGATCATCCGCCCGGCGATCCGGTCGGTGATCCGGCTCGTCATCTCCGAATACGCGGTCATGGACGTCTACTCCTCCAAGCGCGCGAGGATCCAGGAGGAGATCAACGCGAAGGTCAAGGCGCTCGTCGAAAAGGACGGGTTCGTGATCGACGAGATCGTGCTGCGCGACGTCCGCTTCACCGACCAGTTCGCCCAGGCGATCGAGCAGAAGCAGATCGCCCAGCAGTCCGCCGAGCAGATGAAATACGTGCTCGAGAAGGAGCAGCGCGAGGCGGAGCGGAAGGTGATCGAGGCGGAAGGGCGCGCCAACGCGATCGAGAAGATCAACGAGGCGCTGCGACAGAATCCGAACTACATCCGATACCTTTACGTGGACAAGCTCTCCGACAAGATCTCCGTGATCGTCTCCGACCAGAACACGATCATGGATCTCAAGGGGATTCTCGACGCGAGGAAGCCATGATCCGTGCCTTCGTTGCGGCGTGCGCCGCCGTTCTCGCCACGGCGACGCCCGCCGAATCCGCCGCGAAGCGACCCATGACCGTCGAGGACCTCTGGGCGATGACGCGCGTGGGCGCGCCTTCGCTCTCCCCCGACGGGAAGTGGGCGGTGTTCTCGGCGACCGACTGGTCGATGGAAGAGAACAAGTCCAACTCGGATCTTTGGATCGTGCCGACGGACGCGAGCGCGCCGCCGCGGCGGCTGACCTTCCACGAGGGGTCGGACGGCGGCCCGTCGTTCTCCCCCGACGGGCGCTTCATCCTGTTCAGCTCGAAACGCGGCGACGGGCCGTCGCAGCTGTACCGCCTGCCGGTCGACGGCGGCGAAGCGGAGAAGCTCACCGACCTTCCCGTGCCCCCGGAGGATCCGAAGTGGTTCCCGGACGGGACGAAGATCGTCTTCCTGGCGCACACCTGGCCCGACCTCAACGACGACTTCGCCGCGGTCAAGAAGCGGCTCGACGAGGCGGAGAAGGCGAAGGCGAAGGCGTTCGTCTCCGAGAACCGTCTCGTGCGGTACTGGGATCGCTGGGTCACCGACGGGCGGTATCCCCATTTCTTCGCCCTCGATCTCGCGACGCGGAAGGTCACCGACCTCACGCCGGGAATGGCCCGCCACATGGGCCTGATGGAGACCGGGGGCGGCTGGGACCTCTCCCCGAGCGGCGGCGAGATCGCCTTCACCGCGAACGCGACCGAGCCCCCCTATGCGACGCTCAACTACGACGTCTTCGTCGTCGGGGCCTCGGGCGGCCAGATCGTCAACCTCACCGCCGACAACCCGGCCGACGACGGCCGGCCGCGCTACTCCCCCGACGGACGCTGGCTCCTCTACGGCCGCCAGACGCGCGCGAACGTCGACCCCGACTTCACGAAGCTGACCCTGCGCAACCGCGATTCGGGAACGACGACGAACCTCGCCGCGGGTTGGGACTTCAACCCCTCCGGCTGGGAATTCGCGCCGGACTCGACGACGATCACCCTCGTCGCGGAGCAGGGCGGGCGCGACCACCTCTGGGCGCTCACGCTCGACGGAACCCCGCCGCGCCTCGTGCGCCGCGGGGGATCGATCGGCGGCGCGCGGCCGGGACCGGACGGGCTCGTCGTCTACTCGAAGCAGTCCATCCTCTCCCCGGCGGAGCTCTTCGCGACGACGCTCGCCGGCGAGGCCGAACGCGCGCTGACCGCCTTCAACCGCGAGCGCCTCGAGGCGCTCGACCTCGGCTCCTACGAGGACGTCCGCTTCCGGGGGGCCGGCGGCGACGAAGTGCAGATGTTCGTCGTCTACCCGCCCGGGTTCGACCCGAAGAAGAAGTGGCCGCTGCTGCAGGTCCTCCACGGCGGACCGCACGGGTCCACGACCGACAGCTGGCACTACCGCTGGAATGCGGCGTTGTTCTCCTCGAACGGGATCATCGGGGCCCACGTCAACTTCCACGGCTCGATGGGCGAGGGCCAGAAGTTCGCCGAATCGATCGTCGGCGCGCACGGCGACAAGCCGTACGAGGACGTCATGAAGTCCACGGACGCGCTGATCGCCCGCGGCTTCGTCGACCCGGAGCGGATGGCGGTCTCCGGCGGCTCGTACGGCGGTTACCTGACGTCGTGGACGATCAGCCAGACCCCGCGCTTCAAGGCCGCGATCGTCCATGCCGGCGTGTACGACTTCCTCTCGCAGATGGCCTCGGACGTCTCGTACGGGCGCCTCGAGAACTACGGAGGGACTCCTTGGGACTCGCCCGAGAAGATCGACCGCTGGTCTCCGAGCCGGCAGGCGAAGGGGTTCCGGACACCCACCCTCGTGATCCACGGAGACAAGGACTACCGCGTCCCGGTCACGCAGGGGCTCGAGCTCTACGGGGTGCTCCAGGCCAAGGGGGTCCCCTCGCGGCTCGTGGTCTTCCCCGAGGAGAACCACTGGGTGCTCAAGCCGCAGAACGCGAAGCTGTGGTGGTCGGAGTTTTTCGGCTGGCTCGACCGTTACGGGGTGACGGGGGGCGGGAAGTAGCTCAGAGCTTTCCGAGCGGAAGATCCGGCACGCGATCGAAGTGACGGCGATTCCGGGTCAGAAGCGTCGCCCCGTGCTCGAGCACGACCCCGGCGATCAGGCTGTCCGCCATGCCGATCGGCTCGCCCTTCGATTCGAGGTGCGTGCGGACGGCAGCGGCCCGATCGGCCCCCGACGGATCGAGCGCCAGACAACGAACCGCTGCGAGGAGGCGCTGGAGGCTCGCTCGCTGCCGCTCGCTGCGCGCGCCCGCGAGCAGCTCGAAGCGCGTCACGACCGTCGTGACGAGCCTCCCCCGCTCGAGTTCCCGCGCGACGCGTGCGGCTGCGGGCTCGCGGCCCTGTAGAAAGTCGATCAGGACGTCCGTGTCGGCGACGATCATCGCCAGGACTCGCGGATGCGCGACACGGCCTCCCGAAGCGCGTCGGCGTCCTTCGCCGAGAGGGAACCCCGGAGCGCGAGCGCGCGCTTGCGTCGTTCCGCTTTCTCGGCCTCGGCGTCGAGGTAGGCCTCGAGCGCCTCGGCGACGAGACCGGAGAACCCCTTCTCGCCCTTGCGGGCCGCGAGGTCGAGCAGGCGCGCCCGGTGGTCCTTCCGCATCTCGATCGTGGTCCGCATGGCGCGCCGAATATACATGCATGTGCATGCGGGTTCAAGGCTCAAGGGTACAGCGCCTTCGGCTCCGCGTCCCTCGCCCCCGCCGCGACCAGGAGCGCGATCGCCTCGGTCGAACCTTCCGCCTTCGCAGCGCCCAGGGCGGTGCGTCCGGCGGCGGCTTCGAGGTTCACGTCCGCTCCGGCGTCGATCAGCAGGCGCATCGCCTCGGTGCGGTTCGCCGCCGCCGCGACCATGAGCGCCGTCCGCCCCACGAAGTCACCGCGATTCGGGTCCGCACCGAGCTCGATCGCGGTCTTCACGCCGGAGGCGCTCGGAAGGACTGCGAGACGCACGAGGATCGGCTCCCCGTAGCGGACGCTCTGCGGGGCGTTGATGTCGGCGCCCTCCTTCACCAGGCGCCGCGCCTGCTCCACGTCCCCGCCGATCAGCGCGCGTCCGAGGTCGCGGTCGAGCGGTTTCGTGCAGGCCGCGAGGATCGCGACGCCCGCGAGGAGGACGGGGAGGCGCCTCATGGCCCGACCGGATCCCCGGTCCTGAGGAAGTGTCCTCCCGCGACGTGATGGATCGTGCGGTGCGCGTCGTCGGGAAACGCCCAGCGTCCGTCGCGGAACGAGGCGTCGTCGGCCCACGCGGCGACGACCTCGGCGACGAACAGATCGTAGCGCTGCGCGATCGCGGGCTCCGGGATCACCCGGCACTCCAGCCACGCGGCGCACCCCGCGATCAGGGGGGGCGCGACCTTCGAGGCGGGCTCGACGGCGAGGGCGTGTTTCGCGAACTTGTCGACTCCGGACCCCGATTCGCTCCCGAGCGCCCGCGTGAGGGCGGTCTGCGCCGCGGTGGGAACCGCGATCACGAACTCCCCCGAGGCCTCGACGAGGGACCGGGTGTACGTCCCCTCCGCGATCACCGCGGCGACCCGGGGAGGGTCGAAGTCGATCCCCATCACCCACGCCGCCGCCATCACGTTGCGACGCCCCGCGTGGGCGGAGGTGATCAGCGTGGTCGGACCGTGGTTGATCAGGCGGTAACACTTCGGGAGCGGAACGGCGACGCGCATCGCACCCTCGAAACAGCGACGGCCGCCCGGAGGCGGCCGTCGCGTCGGAGACTCGGAACCGGGATCAGGCCTTGCCGGCCTTCGAGATCGCGGCGACCTTGACGGTATCGCCCTCGAGCGTGCCCGTCACCTGGACGGCGAACCCGATGTTCTCCTTCGCCAGCTTCTGGTCGTCGATCTTGTAGATCTTGTCGCCGACCGAGAGGACGAGCGGAGAGCCGTTCTTGTTGCAGGACTTGATGCACTCGGCGCCCTTGGCGTTGGCGTTCGACTTGCCGCACTGGGCGTCCACGATCCATCCGGTGGCCTTGAACTCGCCGGCCATCGCCGGCAACGCCGCCAGGGCCAGGGCGGCCAGGAACAATGGGGCCTTTCTCATTCACGCCTCCTTGGTGATGCGCATGCCGTAGAAGGAACGATGCACGAAGAAGACCGAAACCGCAAAGAAGGCGGCGGCCAGCACGTGCGTGAGGGTCGAATTCCCCTGCTGTGCCGTGACGCTCACGGCGAGCTCGACGGCGAGCAGGCCGAAAAGGGTCGTGAACTTGATGACGGGGTTCATCGCGACCGAGGAGGTGTCCTTGAAGGGGTCGCCCACGGTGTCGCCGACGACGGTCGCGGCGTGCAGGTCCGAGCCCTTCTCCTTGAGGTCCACCTCGACGATCTTCTTGGCGTTGTCCCAGGCGCCGCCGGCGTTCGCCATGAAGATCGCCTGGAACAGTCCGAAGAGGGCGATCGACATCAGGTACCCGATGAAATAGAAGGGCTCGAAGAAGGCGAAGGCGAGGGTGCCGAAGAACACCGCGAGGAAGATGTTGAACATCCCCTTCTGGGCGTACTGCGTGCAGATCTCGACGACCTTCTTCGAGTCCTCGACCGAGGCCTTGGTCGCCCCCTCGAGCTTGATGTTCTTCTTGATGAACTCGACCGCGCGGTAGGCTCCGGTCGTGACCGCCTGGGTCGAGGCGCCGGTGAACCAGTAGATCATCGCGCCGCCGGTGATCAGGCCGAGCAGGAACGGCGGGTGGAGCAGCGAGAGCTTGTCGAGGTTGATCGTCAGGCCGTGGGTCAGCGCGACGATGATCGAGAAGATCATCGTCGTGGCGCCGACGACGGCGGTCCCGATCAGCACCGGCTTCGCCGTCGCCTTGAAGGTGTTCCCGGCGCCGTCGTTCTCCTCGAGGTTGTGCTTGGCCTTCTCGAAGTTGACGTCGATCCCGTAGTTCTTCTTGATCTCGTCCTTCACGCCCGGGATCGCCTCGATCTGCGAGAGCTCGTAGACCGA
The window above is part of the Candidatus Polarisedimenticolaceae bacterium genome. Proteins encoded here:
- a CDS encoding EAL domain-containing response regulator; protein product: MQNGRLLVLDDEPVVGRLIQSVAEASGLEARATTDPAEFFLLVERWDPTHIALDLVMPKMDGVEVLLQLALRGCTARIILTSGVGSRVLDAAGRAAREHGLDIAGVLSKPFTAASLGALLAIGPENGPVRLARSTSLDAGARWEATAESLGDAIERDQLVVFYQPKVSCGGGALAGFEALVRWKHPEHGIVPPDRFVPLAESSGLIDALTDRVLEQVLDWYAKNVRNGRAASRVSVSVNLSARTLRDPNFVDRIAARCAETGVKPGNLTFELTETGAMEDPVASLGLLTRLRMKGFQLSIDDFGTGYSSMLQLVRLPFSEIKVDRSFVMTAMQSEESRTVVKSIVDLGHSLDLRATAEGVEDGSTLRFLGEIGCDLAQGFHIARPMDAAEVSAWWHRRRG
- a CDS encoding AAA family ATPase — encoded protein: MKPTEINAFLQARVIGQEETLRFVSVAIFKHVQGERYGNLLMIGNSGTGKTTIMRAMERLYESTEAFHEYRSVVIMNANQFASEEGIVDPNRLLTRLEERAREILGEDATAEEIGNYMEHATVCIDEIDKISATVGGKPYVTGINIQQGLLTLIEGERILFPVTQFRNKQIERVPVHIDTGKMLFLCAGAFETLYDQVYRRVTSPTSRVKLPTETVYADGEVQIKEYFTLRHWFKQEDLFDYGMQPQFLSRFDNAIILEDLHAGTLSRIFVEPDDAVFRASQGFFKKYGIDLEITEGAIRKVAEEAARSSRIGARALKAVWGKIIKPFEFDPYSQDDVKQVGDRRRLVVDEAVVNRALRPPV
- a CDS encoding prohibitin family protein, translating into MQIILLFVLAAAAVGAFLFARARRRRGGEILDRDGIPVRVRGVLPMVAALAVVFLVLIASVRVVPVGHNLVIFNTVTKSFRAAEQGVAFVPPFIASTHLYDMRRLEYTMSKMTGEGRRPDTDDSLWSPTAEGLQVGIDITVWHHIAPDKVIEIHQKIGPDFEEKIIRPAIRSVIRLVISEYAVMDVYSSKRARIQEEINAKVKALVEKDGFVIDEIVLRDVRFTDQFAQAIEQKQIAQQSAEQMKYVLEKEQREAERKVIEAEGRANAIEKINEALRQNPNYIRYLYVDKLSDKISVIVSDQNTIMDLKGILDARKP
- a CDS encoding S9 family peptidase, yielding MIRAFVAACAAVLATATPAESAAKRPMTVEDLWAMTRVGAPSLSPDGKWAVFSATDWSMEENKSNSDLWIVPTDASAPPRRLTFHEGSDGGPSFSPDGRFILFSSKRGDGPSQLYRLPVDGGEAEKLTDLPVPPEDPKWFPDGTKIVFLAHTWPDLNDDFAAVKKRLDEAEKAKAKAFVSENRLVRYWDRWVTDGRYPHFFALDLATRKVTDLTPGMARHMGLMETGGGWDLSPSGGEIAFTANATEPPYATLNYDVFVVGASGGQIVNLTADNPADDGRPRYSPDGRWLLYGRQTRANVDPDFTKLTLRNRDSGTTTNLAAGWDFNPSGWEFAPDSTTITLVAEQGGRDHLWALTLDGTPPRLVRRGGSIGGARPGPDGLVVYSKQSILSPAELFATTLAGEAERALTAFNRERLEALDLGSYEDVRFRGAGGDEVQMFVVYPPGFDPKKKWPLLQVLHGGPHGSTTDSWHYRWNAALFSSNGIIGAHVNFHGSMGEGQKFAESIVGAHGDKPYEDVMKSTDALIARGFVDPERMAVSGGSYGGYLTSWTISQTPRFKAAIVHAGVYDFLSQMASDVSYGRLENYGGTPWDSPEKIDRWSPSRQAKGFRTPTLVIHGDKDYRVPVTQGLELYGVLQAKGVPSRLVVFPEENHWVLKPQNAKLWWSEFFGWLDRYGVTGGGK
- a CDS encoding type II toxin-antitoxin system VapC family toxin; translated protein: MIVADTDVLIDFLQGREPAAARVARELERGRLVTTVVTRFELLAGARSERQRASLQRLLAAVRCLALDPSGADRAAAVRTHLESKGEPIGMADSLIAGVVLEHGATLLTRNRRHFDRVPDLPLGKL
- a CDS encoding ankyrin repeat domain-containing protein codes for the protein MRRLPVLLAGVAILAACTKPLDRDLGRALIGGDVEQARRLVKEGADINAPQSVRYGEPILVRLAVLPSASGVKTAIELGADPNRGDFVGRTALMVAAAANRTEAMRLLIDAGADVNLEAAAGRTALGAAKAEGSTEAIALLVAAGARDAEPKALYP
- a CDS encoding flavin reductase family protein; this encodes MRVAVPLPKCYRLINHGPTTLITSAHAGRRNVMAAAWVMGIDFDPPRVAAVIAEGTYTRSLVEASGEFVIAVPTAAQTALTRALGSESGSGVDKFAKHALAVEPASKVAPPLIAGCAAWLECRVIPEPAIAQRYDLFVAEVVAAWADDASFRDGRWAFPDDAHRTIHHVAGGHFLRTGDPVGP